In a single window of the Chaetodon trifascialis isolate fChaTrf1 chromosome 19, fChaTrf1.hap1, whole genome shotgun sequence genome:
- the ufl1 gene encoding E3 UFM1-protein ligase 1 isoform X2, producing the protein MAADWEEIRRLAADFQRAQFADTVQRLSERNCIEIISKLVQEKKLDVVHTLDGKEYITPAQIGREIRDELYVHGGQFKHQKLPGIINVDWVHVENRASDIAKSDKGVQLVLGQLIDDTYLDRLAEEVNDKLQEAGLISIAELCKNYDLPGDFLHEELSKRLGKLIQGEMDQYSRGVIFTPAFVARHKARIRGLFSGITRPTPVSSLIGAFGFQEHLLYSVLEELVDSGRLKGSVVGGRQDKAVYIPDIYAKTQNAWVDSFLQQNGYLEFDALVRLGIPDPSSYIKKRFKSNKLLFLRAACVGQALVDQVEASVEEAVNSATWADLQPILPSCLSTEDVGMLISQAMRNTNVQSSARVLGGTVVVSEKFISNCLSVFDEAMQQKAQKEVKNNPVFFISEDDLKQASTLNESSALSKKEKREAERRKKASEGSGSVKAGGGGNAREIRIRKTKKKGRKDEDSDEETGPSQQNRSKQTAALFMAQEEIVAVLEERVSDCPEEILSELAEHLVRPLSKAYQEVLRAVFMSSTSSPSGANKKKSIKDLQEEITNLYNNIRLFEKGTKFFSDETQVHIAKHLLKTVCTDVTNILVNSLAADLMMSVENPSSISNEVRVKILGKLPEETKGPLLKLHNCLNGKAIEDFLTNIETCAEVCGFMLKKGDKKKERQALFVHRQALTEQLKETEDPALVLHLTSVLLFQASTHCMLHAPGRCVPQIIGTLTGRIPAEQQQLLSAYQSLVVKQLVSQSQSRKQEEAEGEADRAEEQDEEARSVRTQLMTLTPQVKDLVLSQKKTTGTDD; encoded by the exons ATGGCCGCCGACTGGGAAGAAATTCGGCGGCTTGCTGCTGACTTTCAGAGAGCACAGTTTGCTGACACAGTGCAAAG ATTGTCAGAGAGGAATTGCATCGAAATTATTTCAAAACTGGTTCAAGAGAAGAAGCTGGATGTGGTGCACACGCTGGATGGAAAGGAGTATATCACTCCAGCACAAATCGGCAGGGAGATCCGAGATGAACTCTACGTCCATGGAGGTCAGTTTAAACACCAGAAACTTCCGGGA ATTATCAATGTGGACTGGGTCCATGTGGAAAACAGAGCAAGTGACATTGCGAAATCTGACAAAGGGGTTCAACTTGTCCTGGGACAACTTATTGATGA CACATATCTGGACCGTTTGGCTGAGGAGGTGAATGACAAACTGCAGGAGGCTGGTTTGATCAGTATTGCAGAACTGTGTAAAAACTACGACCTGCCAGGAGATTTCTTACATGAG GAGCTGTCGAAGCGCCTCGGGAAGCTTATCCAAGGGGAAATGGACCAGTACAGCAGGGGGGTCATATTTACTCCAGCTTTTGTTGCTCGTCACAAAGCCAGGATACGAGGGCTTTTCAGCGGCATCACAAG gCCAACGCCTGTCAGCAGCCTGATTGGAGCATTTGGATTTCAGGAGCATCTTCTGTACT CTGTTCTGGAGGAGTTGGTGGACAGTGGACGCCTCAAAGGAAGCGTGGTTGGAGGTCGGCAGGACAAAGCTGTGTACATCCCTGATATTTACGCCAAAACGCAGAACGCCTGGGTGGACTCTTTTCTCCAGCAGAACGGATACTTAG agtTTGATGCGTTGGTCAGACTGGGGATCCCTGACCCCTCCAGCTACATCAAGAAGCGCTTCAAGTCCAACAAGCTGCTGTTCCTCAGAGCAGCCTGTGTGGGTCAGGCTCTGGTAGACCAGGTGGAGGCCTCTGTGGAGGAAGCTGTCAACTCCGCCACGTGGGCTGACTTACAG cCGATTTTGCCCAGCTGCCTCTCAACGGAGGATGTCGGGATGTTGATCAGCCAGGCaatgagaaacacaaatgtCCAGTCGTCTGCCAGAGTGTTGGGAGGCACAGTCGTGGTCAGCGAGAAGTTCATCAGCAactgcctctctgtgtttgatgaAGCCATGCAGCAGAAAGCTCAGAAG GAAGTCAAGAACAATCCAGTGTTTTTCATATCTGAAGACGATCTGAAGCAAGCGTCCACGCTGAACGAGAGCTCAGCACTTtcaaaaaaggagaagagagaagcagagcGCAGGAAGAAAGCTTCAG AGGGCAGTGGAAGTGTGAAAGCAGGCGGGGGAGGCAACGCCAGAGAGATCCGGATCCGTAAAACCaagaagaaagggaggaaagaCGAGGACAGTGACGAGGAGACCGGACCTTCACAGCAAA ATCGCAGCAAACAGACTGCAGCCCTCTTTATGGCCCAGGAGGAGATTGTAGCTGTCTTagaggagagagtgagcgaCTGTCCTGAAGAAATCCTCTCTGAGCTGGCAGAGCATTTAGTAAG GCCTCTGAGTAAAGCCTATCAGGAGGTGTTGCGGGCAGtgttcatgtcctccaccagctcTCCATCAGGGGCCAACAAGAAGAAGAGCATTAAGGATCTGCAGGAGGAGATCACCAACCTGTACAACAACATCCGACTCTTTGAGAAAGGCACCAAGTTCTTCTCTG ATGAAACCCAGGTCCACATCGCCAAGCACCTCCTGAAGACCGTCTGCACAGATGTCACTAACATCTTGGTCAACTCCCTGGCTGCTGACCTGATGATGTCCGTGGAGAAtcccagcagcatcagcaacGAG GTCAGAGTGAAGATTTTGGGCAAACTGCCAGAGGAGACCAAAGGACCTCTCCTGAAGCTGCACAACTGCCTGAACGGAAAA GCTATTGAAGACTTCCTGACCAACATAGAGAcctgtgcagaggtgtgtggCTTCATGCTGAAGAAGGGAGACAAGAAAAAGGAGAG ACAGGCCCTGTTCGTGCACCGTCAGGCTctcactgagcagctgaaggagacCGAGGATCCAGCCCTGGTCCTCCACCTGACCAGCGTGCTGCTGTTTCAGGCCAGCACCCACTGCATGCTGCACGCTCCAGGACGCTGCGTGCCTCAGATCATCGGCACCCTCACCGGCCGAATACCCGCG gagcagcagcagctgctgtctgcctACCAAAGCCTGGTGGTGAAGCAGCTGgtgagccagagccagagcaggaagcaggaggaggccGAGGGCGAGGCCGACAGGGCGGAGGAGCAGGATGAGGAGGCCAGGAGCGTGCGCACTCAGCTCATGACCCTGACACCACAAGTCAAGGACCTGGTGCTGTCCCAGAAGAAGACGACTGGCACAGATGACTGA
- the ufl1 gene encoding E3 UFM1-protein ligase 1 isoform X1, with protein MAADWEEIRRLAADFQRAQFADTVQRLSERNCIEIISKLVQEKKLDVVHTLDGKEYITPAQIGREIRDELYVHGGRINIVDLQQIINVDWVHVENRASDIAKSDKGVQLVLGQLIDDTYLDRLAEEVNDKLQEAGLISIAELCKNYDLPGDFLHEELSKRLGKLIQGEMDQYSRGVIFTPAFVARHKARIRGLFSGITRPTPVSSLIGAFGFQEHLLYSVLEELVDSGRLKGSVVGGRQDKAVYIPDIYAKTQNAWVDSFLQQNGYLEFDALVRLGIPDPSSYIKKRFKSNKLLFLRAACVGQALVDQVEASVEEAVNSATWADLQPILPSCLSTEDVGMLISQAMRNTNVQSSARVLGGTVVVSEKFISNCLSVFDEAMQQKAQKEVKNNPVFFISEDDLKQASTLNESSALSKKEKREAERRKKASEGSGSVKAGGGGNAREIRIRKTKKKGRKDEDSDEETGPSQQNRSKQTAALFMAQEEIVAVLEERVSDCPEEILSELAEHLVRPLSKAYQEVLRAVFMSSTSSPSGANKKKSIKDLQEEITNLYNNIRLFEKGTKFFSDETQVHIAKHLLKTVCTDVTNILVNSLAADLMMSVENPSSISNEVRVKILGKLPEETKGPLLKLHNCLNGKAIEDFLTNIETCAEVCGFMLKKGDKKKERQALFVHRQALTEQLKETEDPALVLHLTSVLLFQASTHCMLHAPGRCVPQIIGTLTGRIPAEQQQLLSAYQSLVVKQLVSQSQSRKQEEAEGEADRAEEQDEEARSVRTQLMTLTPQVKDLVLSQKKTTGTDD; from the exons ATGGCCGCCGACTGGGAAGAAATTCGGCGGCTTGCTGCTGACTTTCAGAGAGCACAGTTTGCTGACACAGTGCAAAG ATTGTCAGAGAGGAATTGCATCGAAATTATTTCAAAACTGGTTCAAGAGAAGAAGCTGGATGTGGTGCACACGCTGGATGGAAAGGAGTATATCACTCCAGCACAAATCGGCAGGGAGATCCGAGATGAACTCTACGTCCATGGAG GGCGAATCAACATTGtggacctgcagcag ATTATCAATGTGGACTGGGTCCATGTGGAAAACAGAGCAAGTGACATTGCGAAATCTGACAAAGGGGTTCAACTTGTCCTGGGACAACTTATTGATGA CACATATCTGGACCGTTTGGCTGAGGAGGTGAATGACAAACTGCAGGAGGCTGGTTTGATCAGTATTGCAGAACTGTGTAAAAACTACGACCTGCCAGGAGATTTCTTACATGAG GAGCTGTCGAAGCGCCTCGGGAAGCTTATCCAAGGGGAAATGGACCAGTACAGCAGGGGGGTCATATTTACTCCAGCTTTTGTTGCTCGTCACAAAGCCAGGATACGAGGGCTTTTCAGCGGCATCACAAG gCCAACGCCTGTCAGCAGCCTGATTGGAGCATTTGGATTTCAGGAGCATCTTCTGTACT CTGTTCTGGAGGAGTTGGTGGACAGTGGACGCCTCAAAGGAAGCGTGGTTGGAGGTCGGCAGGACAAAGCTGTGTACATCCCTGATATTTACGCCAAAACGCAGAACGCCTGGGTGGACTCTTTTCTCCAGCAGAACGGATACTTAG agtTTGATGCGTTGGTCAGACTGGGGATCCCTGACCCCTCCAGCTACATCAAGAAGCGCTTCAAGTCCAACAAGCTGCTGTTCCTCAGAGCAGCCTGTGTGGGTCAGGCTCTGGTAGACCAGGTGGAGGCCTCTGTGGAGGAAGCTGTCAACTCCGCCACGTGGGCTGACTTACAG cCGATTTTGCCCAGCTGCCTCTCAACGGAGGATGTCGGGATGTTGATCAGCCAGGCaatgagaaacacaaatgtCCAGTCGTCTGCCAGAGTGTTGGGAGGCACAGTCGTGGTCAGCGAGAAGTTCATCAGCAactgcctctctgtgtttgatgaAGCCATGCAGCAGAAAGCTCAGAAG GAAGTCAAGAACAATCCAGTGTTTTTCATATCTGAAGACGATCTGAAGCAAGCGTCCACGCTGAACGAGAGCTCAGCACTTtcaaaaaaggagaagagagaagcagagcGCAGGAAGAAAGCTTCAG AGGGCAGTGGAAGTGTGAAAGCAGGCGGGGGAGGCAACGCCAGAGAGATCCGGATCCGTAAAACCaagaagaaagggaggaaagaCGAGGACAGTGACGAGGAGACCGGACCTTCACAGCAAA ATCGCAGCAAACAGACTGCAGCCCTCTTTATGGCCCAGGAGGAGATTGTAGCTGTCTTagaggagagagtgagcgaCTGTCCTGAAGAAATCCTCTCTGAGCTGGCAGAGCATTTAGTAAG GCCTCTGAGTAAAGCCTATCAGGAGGTGTTGCGGGCAGtgttcatgtcctccaccagctcTCCATCAGGGGCCAACAAGAAGAAGAGCATTAAGGATCTGCAGGAGGAGATCACCAACCTGTACAACAACATCCGACTCTTTGAGAAAGGCACCAAGTTCTTCTCTG ATGAAACCCAGGTCCACATCGCCAAGCACCTCCTGAAGACCGTCTGCACAGATGTCACTAACATCTTGGTCAACTCCCTGGCTGCTGACCTGATGATGTCCGTGGAGAAtcccagcagcatcagcaacGAG GTCAGAGTGAAGATTTTGGGCAAACTGCCAGAGGAGACCAAAGGACCTCTCCTGAAGCTGCACAACTGCCTGAACGGAAAA GCTATTGAAGACTTCCTGACCAACATAGAGAcctgtgcagaggtgtgtggCTTCATGCTGAAGAAGGGAGACAAGAAAAAGGAGAG ACAGGCCCTGTTCGTGCACCGTCAGGCTctcactgagcagctgaaggagacCGAGGATCCAGCCCTGGTCCTCCACCTGACCAGCGTGCTGCTGTTTCAGGCCAGCACCCACTGCATGCTGCACGCTCCAGGACGCTGCGTGCCTCAGATCATCGGCACCCTCACCGGCCGAATACCCGCG gagcagcagcagctgctgtctgcctACCAAAGCCTGGTGGTGAAGCAGCTGgtgagccagagccagagcaggaagcaggaggaggccGAGGGCGAGGCCGACAGGGCGGAGGAGCAGGATGAGGAGGCCAGGAGCGTGCGCACTCAGCTCATGACCCTGACACCACAAGTCAAGGACCTGGTGCTGTCCCAGAAGAAGACGACTGGCACAGATGACTGA